In Frondihabitans sp. PAMC 28766, a genomic segment contains:
- a CDS encoding metalloregulator ArsR/SmtB family transcription factor: MADSTSDVFTALAHPTRRQILQDLKGGEVAAGDIASRFDASGPTISRHLGVLRAAGLVTERRDANRILYSLVGDTLALSVGDFLSSVCPEQIVMRTVREVKAKNGSAAKKAAAKDAAKGTSGKAGAKTARA; encoded by the coding sequence ATGGCCGATTCCACCAGCGACGTGTTCACCGCTCTTGCGCACCCCACGCGACGGCAGATCCTGCAAGACCTCAAGGGCGGCGAGGTCGCCGCGGGTGACATCGCCTCGCGCTTCGACGCGTCGGGGCCGACGATCTCCCGCCACCTCGGCGTCCTGCGCGCTGCAGGTCTGGTCACCGAGCGTCGCGACGCCAATCGCATCCTGTACTCGCTCGTCGGCGACACCCTCGCGCTCTCGGTCGGCGACTTCCTCTCGAGCGTGTGCCCCGAGCAGATCGTGATGCGCACCGTGCGCGAGGTGAAGGCCAAGAATGGCTCCGCTGCGAAGAAGGCCGCCGCGAAGGACGCCGCGAAGGGCACGTCGGGCAAAGCCGGCGCGAAGACGGCCCGCGCGTGA
- a CDS encoding SDR family oxidoreductase — protein sequence MTGGGSGLGLAIATALAGHGARVLLWGRRPAVLEEAASGIGAQAAFDVVDVRDPEAVDAAAERAFDDAPLTGLVNSAAANFIAPTESLSPRAYRAVASTVMDGSFFTTHALGKRWIAQAASGSVVSLLTTWVDTGSAFVVPSAMAKAAVNAMTMSLAVEWARYGIRLNAVAPGPIPTDFAWEVLDPGAAAGAPDVIGATDVRGIPAGRHGTPAEVANLVMFLLSDACDYLTGETVAMDGGQHLAGPSTFAGLTALTVDDWAAIRERGKAAAAATKARQQQQQQQQQ from the coding sequence GTGACCGGGGGCGGGTCGGGGCTGGGCCTCGCCATCGCGACGGCTCTCGCCGGGCACGGGGCGCGTGTGCTGCTCTGGGGGCGTCGGCCGGCGGTGCTCGAGGAGGCTGCCTCCGGGATCGGGGCGCAGGCCGCCTTCGACGTCGTGGACGTCCGCGATCCTGAAGCCGTCGACGCGGCAGCCGAGCGAGCTTTCGACGACGCGCCGCTGACCGGGCTCGTCAACAGTGCCGCGGCCAACTTCATCGCCCCCACCGAGTCGTTGTCGCCGCGCGCCTACCGGGCCGTCGCCTCGACGGTGATGGACGGCTCGTTCTTCACCACGCACGCCCTCGGCAAGCGCTGGATCGCGCAAGCGGCGTCAGGATCCGTCGTGTCGCTGTTGACGACGTGGGTCGATACCGGCTCGGCGTTCGTGGTGCCCTCGGCGATGGCCAAGGCGGCCGTCAACGCCATGACCATGTCGCTCGCGGTCGAATGGGCGCGTTACGGCATCCGCCTGAACGCGGTGGCGCCGGGGCCGATCCCCACGGACTTCGCGTGGGAAGTGCTCGACCCGGGCGCGGCCGCCGGGGCTCCTGACGTGATCGGCGCGACCGACGTGCGGGGCATCCCGGCCGGGCGGCACGGCACGCCCGCCGAGGTGGCCAACCTGGTCATGTTCCTGCTGTCGGACGCCTGCGACTACCTCACCGGCGAGACGGTCGCGATGGACGGCGGGCAGCACCTGGCCGGCCCGTCGACGTTCGCCGGGCTCACGGCGCTCACTGTCGACGACTGGGCTGCCATCCGCGAGCGGGGCAAGGCCGCCGCCGCCGCGACGAAGGCGCGGCAGCAGCAGCAGCAGCAGCAGCAGCAGTAG
- a CDS encoding SDR family oxidoreductase: MSVAITGGTGFVGRHMSARLDAAGVATVQVSRRTGVEIDDVEALTRAFAGCDTVVHCAGINREIGDQTYQRVHIEGTAGVLAAATRAGVTKIVMLSFLRARPDCGSAYHESKWAAEELIRSSGLDYTILKAGMIYGHGDHLVDHLSRTVQTIPLFATVGFVERPIRPIPVDDLTRILQAATDGRMPRQTVAVTGAEELLLSDAVRRVARVVERRVVVVPAPVWALRALGRLTEWTMRVPLVALAQVRMLAEGVSTAAPWADELPADLRPTIPFSDESIRRALPPKGGFTPRDLRCARLSSSV; the protein is encoded by the coding sequence GTGAGCGTCGCGATCACCGGAGGCACCGGATTCGTCGGCCGGCATATGTCCGCTCGTCTCGACGCGGCGGGTGTTGCGACGGTCCAGGTCTCGCGCCGAACCGGCGTCGAGATCGACGACGTCGAGGCCCTCACCCGAGCCTTTGCCGGGTGCGACACGGTGGTGCACTGCGCCGGCATCAACCGCGAGATCGGCGACCAGACGTATCAGCGGGTGCACATCGAGGGCACGGCTGGCGTGCTGGCCGCAGCGACGCGCGCCGGCGTGACGAAGATCGTCATGCTGAGCTTCCTCCGGGCCCGCCCCGATTGCGGCTCGGCCTATCACGAGTCGAAGTGGGCCGCCGAAGAGTTGATCCGCTCCTCAGGCCTCGACTACACGATCCTCAAGGCCGGCATGATCTACGGCCACGGCGACCACCTCGTCGACCACCTGAGCCGCACCGTTCAGACGATTCCGCTGTTCGCGACGGTGGGCTTTGTCGAGCGGCCGATCCGGCCCATCCCCGTCGACGACCTGACCCGCATCCTGCAGGCCGCGACCGACGGCAGGATGCCACGCCAGACGGTGGCCGTGACAGGTGCCGAAGAGCTGCTGCTGAGCGATGCGGTGCGTCGTGTCGCTCGGGTCGTGGAGCGGCGGGTCGTGGTGGTTCCGGCCCCGGTCTGGGCGCTGCGGGCCCTCGGCCGGCTCACCGAGTGGACGATGCGAGTGCCTCTCGTCGCACTGGCCCAGGTGCGCATGCTCGCCGAGGGCGTCAGCACGGCAGCGCCGTGGGCGGACGAGCTGCCCGCCGATCTGCGGCCGACGATACCGTTCAGCGACGAGTCGATCCGCCGCGCCCTGCCGCCGAAGGGCGGCTTCACTCCGCGCGACCTGCGCTGCGCCCGGCTGTCGTCGTCGGTATGA